A genomic window from Flintibacter sp. KGMB00164 includes:
- a CDS encoding S-layer homology domain-containing protein encodes MLRKLSAILMTLCLTVGAMTPLAHAAGGLRLVTSSQEAASQEVGFSGVSSNCQSFQATFNLSDSSTTYDFAVDSVLDALPGIYTAYKQEGSAVTVYVTTKSGVLTGDGSLTLGTISANDGTNFTVEKASGVKVVGSDNSETTYTQVDQGGSSGGSSSGGSSSGGSSSGGSTTTTRTITIQSSFGGKVTASASQAAQGKVITLTALPNSGYVLKSLTVTTASGTSVPVANQSSGKYTFTMPAAAVTVKAVFAAQETDPDFPFADVAKGSWYYEGVRYAYENGLMSGTGEGTFSPNLPTSRGMLVTILYRLAGSPAAGSASFTDVAQGQWYADGVAWASANGVVSGYPDGSFRPNDTITREQMAAILYQYARIQGKLDDSRADLSIFSDLDSLSAYAKEPMSWAVAQGLFSGVSADTLAPGGSTTRAQAAVILTAFSKAQG; translated from the coding sequence ATGTTGCGTAAACTTTCTGCTATCCTGATGACCCTGTGTCTGACGGTGGGGGCCATGACTCCTTTGGCCCACGCCGCCGGCGGTCTGCGGCTGGTGACCTCCTCCCAGGAGGCCGCCAGCCAGGAGGTGGGCTTCTCCGGCGTGTCCTCCAACTGCCAGAGTTTCCAGGCCACCTTTAATCTCTCTGACTCCAGCACGACCTATGACTTTGCGGTAGACAGTGTTCTCGACGCCCTGCCCGGTATCTACACCGCCTACAAGCAGGAGGGCAGCGCCGTCACCGTCTATGTCACCACCAAGTCCGGCGTGCTGACCGGAGACGGTTCCCTGACTCTGGGTACCATCTCTGCAAACGACGGTACCAATTTCACCGTGGAAAAGGCCTCCGGCGTGAAGGTGGTAGGCTCTGACAACTCCGAGACCACCTATACCCAGGTGGACCAGGGCGGATCCTCCGGGGGAAGCTCCTCCGGCGGCAGTTCTTCCGGTGGTTCCTCCTCCGGCGGTTCTACCACCACCACCCGGACCATCACCATCCAGAGCTCCTTCGGCGGCAAGGTAACGGCCAGTGCCTCCCAGGCCGCCCAGGGCAAAGTGATCACCCTCACCGCCCTTCCCAATTCCGGCTATGTGCTCAAGTCTCTGACTGTGACCACCGCGTCTGGCACTTCCGTGCCTGTGGCCAACCAGAGCAGCGGCAAGTATACCTTTACCATGCCCGCTGCCGCCGTCACCGTCAAGGCGGTCTTCGCCGCCCAGGAGACGGACCCCGACTTCCCCTTTGCTGATGTGGCCAAGGGCAGCTGGTACTATGAGGGCGTGCGCTACGCCTACGAGAACGGCTTGATGAGCGGCACCGGAGAGGGGACCTTCTCTCCCAACCTGCCCACCAGCCGCGGTATGCTGGTCACCATCCTCTACCGTCTGGCTGGCAGCCCCGCTGCGGGCAGCGCCTCCTTTACCGACGTGGCCCAGGGCCAGTGGTATGCGGACGGTGTGGCCTGGGCCAGCGCCAACGGTGTGGTCTCCGGCTATCCCGATGGCAGCTTCCGGCCCAATGACACCATTACCCGGGAGCAGATGGCCGCCATCCTCTACCAGTACGCCCGCATCCAGGGCAAGCTGGATGACAGCCGGGCCGATCTGTCCATCTTCTCCGATCTGGACTCCCTCAGCGCCTATGCCAAGGAGCCCATGAGCTGGGCCGTGGCCCAGGGCCTGTTCAGCGGCGTGTCTGCCGATACCCTGGCTCCCGGTGGTTCCACCACCCGCGCCCAGGCGGCGGTGATTTTGACGGCCTTCTCCAAGGCACAGGGCTAA
- a CDS encoding ROK family transcriptional regulator: MCAHRPLSTVEVRKQNRNRVYRHLITLWEPVTKQELAFRLSMSLPTLSQNLNELAEMGLIDRSATTDSTGGRRPRLIAPLPNARFALGAELTGGDLRLVAVNLRQETVAYQKIILPFSNTAEYGARLAELIEVFLDENHLDRDKLLGVGLTLPGIIGPDQSTIEYAPTIGVHTSTPCRFTSAIPYPTLLDNDANCGGFGEWWNRTDQQSMAYLSLSRGVGGAILVGGQLYDGISHRAAEFGHMCLHPGGRRCECGRQGCLEAYCSAARISDDLDVTLEVFFQRLEQSNSPYQELWKNYLEDLATAVTTIHTILDCPVMIGGAVSQYLPPYRSQLAKLIRELDPLSDQTDFFTFCPSYSRSICIGAATRFLYDFVNQL; the protein is encoded by the coding sequence ATGTGCGCCCACAGACCACTGTCCACCGTTGAGGTGCGCAAACAGAATCGAAATCGCGTCTATCGCCACCTGATCACCCTTTGGGAGCCTGTCACCAAGCAGGAGCTGGCGTTTCGCTTATCCATGAGTCTGCCCACCCTGTCTCAAAACCTGAATGAATTGGCGGAGATGGGACTGATTGACCGCTCAGCCACCACCGACTCCACCGGCGGGCGGCGGCCCCGGCTGATCGCGCCCCTGCCGAATGCCCGGTTTGCCCTGGGCGCGGAGCTGACCGGAGGGGATCTGCGCCTGGTGGCGGTAAATCTGCGCCAGGAGACAGTGGCCTATCAGAAGATCATCCTGCCCTTTTCCAATACAGCGGAGTATGGAGCCCGCCTGGCCGAGCTGATCGAGGTATTTTTGGATGAAAATCATCTGGACCGGGACAAGCTGCTGGGCGTGGGGCTGACGCTGCCGGGAATCATCGGCCCGGACCAGAGTACCATTGAATATGCTCCTACCATCGGCGTGCATACCTCCACACCCTGCCGCTTTACCAGCGCCATTCCCTATCCCACCCTGTTGGACAACGACGCCAACTGCGGCGGATTTGGAGAGTGGTGGAACCGCACCGATCAGCAGAGCATGGCCTATCTCTCCCTGAGCCGGGGCGTTGGTGGTGCCATTCTGGTAGGTGGGCAGCTGTACGATGGCATCAGCCATCGGGCCGCTGAGTTTGGCCACATGTGCCTGCATCCGGGAGGCCGCCGCTGTGAGTGCGGCCGCCAGGGCTGTCTGGAGGCCTACTGCTCCGCGGCCCGCATCTCCGACGATTTGGACGTTACTCTGGAGGTGTTCTTCCAGCGCCTGGAACAGAGCAACTCTCCATATCAGGAGCTGTGGAAGAACTATCTGGAGGACCTGGCCACCGCAGTTACCACCATCCACACGATTTTGGATTGCCCAGTGATGATCGGGGGAGCGGTCTCTCAGTATCTGCCGCCTTACCGCAGCCAGCTGGCCAAGCTCATCCGGGAGCTGGATCCCCTGTCCGACCAGACCGACTTTTTCACCTTCTGTCCCAGTTACAGCCGCTCCATCTGTATTGGCGCAGCCACCCGTTTTCTCTACGATTTTGTCAATCAACTCTGA
- a CDS encoding sugar ABC transporter ATP-binding protein has product MSQYILEMKNITKEFPGVKALDNVNLQVEPGEIHALIGENGAGKSTLMNVLSGTYPAGSYTGEIYYEGKLCQFKTQKDSEALGIVIIHQELALIPLLSIGENMFLGNEIRNKMGVIDWNKTYYEAERHMKQVGLNESAQTLVKDIGTGKQQLVEIAKAFSKKVKLLILDEPTSSLNDEDAKMLLDLLIAFKKEGLTSIIITHKLNEIIYCADKATIIRDGSTIETLVKGVDEFSEDRIIKGMVGRSMEDRYPKRDHKVQPEISFEVKNWTVHHPLYPERIVDDNVSFHVHKGEVVGFSGLQGAGRTELAMSIFGRSYGTGISGEVYLNGKKVNLKNTEDAIRHKLAYVTEDRKTNGLILGETIRFNTTLARLDKVCSGGIIDRDKEVKVAEDIKNEMGTKTPTIEQHIGNLSGGNQQKALLGKWMFTEPDVLILDEPTRGIDVGAKYDIYCLINDMVSRGKSVVMISSELPELLGMCDRIYVMNEGRLLAEVNAADATQESIMGYIIRDTVRGTAKA; this is encoded by the coding sequence TTGTCACAGTACATTTTGGAGATGAAAAACATCACCAAGGAATTCCCCGGCGTCAAGGCACTGGATAACGTGAACCTCCAGGTGGAACCCGGCGAGATCCACGCCCTCATCGGTGAAAACGGCGCGGGAAAGTCCACCTTGATGAACGTGCTGTCCGGCACCTATCCTGCGGGAAGCTACACCGGTGAAATCTATTATGAAGGCAAGCTGTGCCAGTTTAAAACCCAGAAGGACAGCGAAGCACTGGGCATTGTAATCATTCACCAGGAGCTGGCCCTGATTCCTCTGCTCTCCATCGGCGAGAACATGTTCCTGGGCAACGAGATCCGCAACAAAATGGGGGTCATCGACTGGAACAAGACCTATTATGAGGCCGAGCGCCACATGAAGCAGGTGGGACTCAATGAGTCGGCCCAGACCCTGGTCAAGGACATCGGTACCGGCAAGCAGCAGCTGGTGGAAATCGCCAAGGCCTTCTCCAAGAAGGTGAAGCTGCTCATCCTGGACGAGCCTACCTCCTCCCTCAACGACGAGGACGCCAAGATGCTGCTGGACCTGCTCATTGCGTTTAAGAAGGAGGGCCTGACCTCCATTATTATCACCCACAAGCTCAACGAGATCATCTACTGCGCCGACAAGGCCACCATCATCCGCGACGGCTCCACCATTGAGACTCTGGTCAAGGGTGTGGACGAGTTCAGCGAGGACCGCATCATCAAGGGCATGGTGGGCCGTTCCATGGAGGACCGCTACCCCAAGCGGGATCACAAGGTGCAGCCGGAAATCAGCTTTGAGGTCAAAAACTGGACCGTACACCACCCCCTGTATCCCGAGCGGATCGTGGACGACAACGTCTCCTTCCATGTCCACAAGGGTGAAGTGGTTGGCTTCTCCGGCCTGCAGGGCGCCGGACGCACCGAGCTGGCCATGTCCATCTTCGGCCGCAGCTACGGCACCGGGATCTCCGGCGAGGTCTACCTCAACGGCAAGAAGGTAAACCTGAAAAATACCGAGGACGCCATCCGCCACAAGCTGGCCTACGTCACCGAGGACCGCAAGACCAACGGCCTCATTCTGGGCGAGACCATCCGCTTTAATACCACCCTGGCCCGGCTGGATAAGGTGTGCTCCGGCGGTATCATCGACCGGGACAAGGAAGTCAAGGTGGCCGAGGACATCAAAAACGAGATGGGAACCAAGACTCCCACTATTGAGCAACACATCGGCAACCTGTCCGGCGGCAACCAGCAGAAGGCGCTGCTGGGCAAGTGGATGTTCACCGAGCCCGACGTGCTCATTCTGGATGAGCCCACCCGCGGCATCGACGTGGGCGCTAAGTACGATATCTACTGCCTCATCAACGACATGGTCAGCCGGGGTAAATCGGTGGTGATGATCTCCTCTGAGCTGCCTGAGCTGCTGGGCATGTGCGACCGGATCTATGTCATGAACGAGGGTCGTCTGCTGGCTGAGGTGAACGCCGCCGACGCCACCCAGGAGAGCATCATGGGCTATATCATCCGCGACACCGTGCGGGGCACGGCGAAAGCTTAA
- a CDS encoding M60 family metallopeptidase encodes MNQLRRLTSGLLSLALVGSTCTAWLPTVASASRQEYSVQTEQATGSIALTLSFDLPQRADEVKSRDIQLTLTGNNKNITVSLNNGSATGADGLSVSVKALNTHGVELTTENQIGAYEAVISGLPLGTYNMEVTGNGYADCSTEVILQDYSQHVLMSTADGTFSLGDVTGDGVVDADDRAALVKQLGETDALDTYDLNGDGVVDVTDLSYVNKMMDLAAEPRILSTTAIVVPTVESNTLEVEGNVADLFTDSESVVTLKPTKEAEELSIPITLDKPTEMSEISISSPSAQGAIQEGVALVEVDGQEDPLKIPFEAAAPTGVYAISRNAGQSVVTINLGSKVAVKKVTITVTKVEGQEGDKPAFATVTQIEFLKDIVSEETKADTQVKGLAATAGDGEVTLVWESVKNVTGYTVKYGTNKSALNQSATSNTNRTVISGLENNTTYYFQVIATSGDWSGTPSAVLSAMPLAASIPGAPSNILVEAADSALRVSWGKTKDATYYQAFYREQGTESWNQWGGNISGTSTAITGLTNGTTYEVAVKAGNHKGVGPYSSIATGIPNKEGFELPALPTDGRIDNGEITSIVMQDPSNVNRNLCPNFDVTTHLTDNDPNTYWIAATYTQNSNITYTFRTTHDMNYLLVVPYLDATYKNRIANYTVTLKGEDGEILATYYRDGVNITGSNYYILPFPETKGVKSVTVALGEKTGGPRVSVSEIAFYESENLVSGIADLFTDGTFTQLKSTVKQDQITNLKNRLSALGSFYLDLARLTDELNLAQALLNQDSDALGLVKNDFQSRSTSAAADQTAGQSASDLQPLGITAQAGATVAIYAELPSDATVYVVPTQFYGESGVWKGTPVALQNGRNYITIEQIGSLANRGGPLYLTYSGSNPEAIKLQVRVLNNAWEMPVLELSDWYSMGESARKDAIRTYVQELSAYVAALPTSGLTTNVRNATEISTPSVLLSLPADQVLSGLKSAGSDEDAMVNAMYQNVLAWEEELFIANKVQGIIDSNATLTSYQYPMTTRQNIRYMRMFAGAFMYAAGNHIGVEYGSTSALVQGKPTSVTGAGKANGLFGWGIAHEIGHNMDKLGKAEITNNIYSLALQAWDGSSMALNTRLTEDGRWETIFNKVAQGRPGSANNVFVQLGMYWQLHLAYDEANQPLAFYNAFFKLWKSGAHSGYTYDERVALIASQVANRDLTEFFTRWGMTLSDEVKDMLDDYQTESRAIWYLNDASRTYRLNSGSAASGSATVSASANESKVTLTISHTDSDKILGYEIRRNNVVIGFTTESTYVDDLGAANNLTYTYSVVPVDKLGNLGSEAKSNEVRVAYDKTISADLYDLKREDGTITITMKNGASVPVTGIKVTGTGLSGQYTVKVKANAGADWTTAKTGTLSDDTVVAYFTKPGAAESDTRIWTYDAAVLEITGIPEDADVQLLDYPGDRVDFYQGATVGVLKDDYKYGDQANQVIKAGTLVILGTYRGDPTYNYVSIEAVYNTTSEAAEANGVTTITRAMNGYGLLLAEIPADGAVSDTSDGFFIFVPDLESEKELNKQDGVTDAYPLEIRAVFYRTDEPNHAGSQRVTSQTLWISFPGEDDLPLIDLKSDLSELN; translated from the coding sequence TTGAACCAGCTTCGACGACTGACCTCGGGCCTGCTGAGTCTGGCTCTGGTAGGTTCCACCTGTACCGCTTGGCTGCCCACCGTTGCCTCGGCCAGCCGCCAGGAGTACTCTGTTCAGACAGAGCAGGCCACCGGCTCCATTGCACTGACCCTGAGCTTTGATCTGCCCCAGCGGGCGGATGAGGTAAAGAGCCGGGATATCCAGCTCACTCTGACAGGGAACAATAAAAATATTACTGTCTCTCTAAACAACGGTTCTGCCACCGGTGCTGATGGCCTGTCCGTTTCGGTCAAGGCTCTCAACACCCATGGGGTGGAGCTGACCACCGAGAACCAGATCGGCGCCTATGAGGCTGTGATTTCCGGCCTGCCGCTGGGCACTTATAATATGGAAGTCACCGGCAACGGCTATGCCGACTGCTCCACCGAAGTCATCCTGCAGGATTACTCCCAGCACGTGCTCATGAGCACCGCTGACGGTACCTTCTCTCTGGGCGACGTGACCGGCGACGGGGTTGTGGATGCAGATGACCGCGCCGCCCTGGTTAAGCAGCTGGGCGAGACCGATGCACTGGACACCTACGACCTCAACGGTGACGGGGTGGTGGACGTGACCGATCTGTCCTATGTCAACAAGATGATGGATCTGGCAGCTGAGCCCCGTATCCTCTCCACCACTGCGATCGTGGTTCCTACCGTGGAGAGCAACACCCTTGAGGTAGAGGGTAACGTGGCCGATCTGTTTACCGACAGCGAGTCTGTTGTGACCCTCAAGCCCACCAAAGAGGCCGAGGAGCTCTCCATCCCCATCACCCTGGACAAGCCCACCGAGATGAGTGAGATCTCCATCTCCTCTCCCAGTGCGCAGGGAGCTATTCAGGAGGGCGTTGCCCTGGTAGAGGTGGATGGCCAGGAAGATCCCCTGAAGATTCCCTTTGAGGCCGCCGCCCCCACCGGGGTGTACGCCATCAGCCGCAACGCCGGCCAGAGCGTGGTCACCATCAACCTGGGTTCCAAGGTGGCCGTGAAGAAGGTCACCATCACCGTGACCAAGGTAGAGGGCCAGGAAGGCGACAAGCCCGCATTTGCCACCGTCACCCAGATCGAGTTCCTCAAGGACATCGTGTCCGAGGAGACCAAGGCGGACACCCAGGTGAAGGGCCTGGCCGCCACCGCGGGCGACGGCGAGGTCACCCTGGTGTGGGAGAGTGTGAAGAACGTCACCGGCTACACCGTGAAGTACGGCACCAATAAGAGCGCCCTGAACCAGAGCGCCACCTCCAACACCAACCGTACCGTTATTTCCGGCCTGGAGAACAACACCACCTACTACTTCCAGGTCATCGCTACCAGCGGCGACTGGAGCGGCACTCCCTCTGCCGTCCTGTCCGCCATGCCTTTGGCCGCCAGCATTCCCGGCGCTCCCTCTAATATCCTGGTAGAGGCTGCCGACAGCGCCCTGCGCGTCAGCTGGGGCAAGACCAAGGACGCCACTTACTACCAGGCCTTTTACCGGGAGCAGGGTACGGAGAGCTGGAACCAGTGGGGCGGCAACATCTCCGGTACCAGCACTGCCATCACCGGCCTGACCAACGGCACCACCTATGAGGTGGCTGTGAAGGCGGGCAACCATAAGGGTGTGGGTCCTTACTCTTCCATTGCTACTGGCATTCCCAACAAGGAAGGGTTTGAACTGCCGGCGCTGCCTACCGACGGACGCATCGATAATGGGGAGATCACTTCCATTGTCATGCAGGACCCCTCCAACGTAAACCGGAACCTGTGCCCCAACTTTGATGTGACCACCCACCTCACCGACAACGATCCCAACACCTACTGGATTGCTGCTACCTACACCCAGAACAGCAATATTACTTATACTTTCCGCACCACCCACGACATGAACTATCTGCTGGTGGTGCCCTATCTGGATGCTACTTATAAAAACCGTATTGCCAACTATACCGTTACACTGAAGGGTGAGGACGGTGAGATTCTGGCTACCTATTACCGGGACGGTGTCAATATCACCGGCAGCAACTACTATATTCTCCCCTTCCCTGAAACCAAGGGAGTCAAGAGTGTTACCGTGGCTCTGGGCGAGAAGACCGGCGGTCCCCGGGTAAGCGTCTCTGAAATCGCCTTCTATGAGAGCGAGAATCTGGTCAGCGGAATTGCTGATCTCTTTACCGACGGCACCTTCACCCAGCTGAAGAGTACCGTTAAGCAGGATCAGATCACCAATCTGAAGAACCGCCTCAGTGCGCTGGGCAGCTTCTATCTGGATCTCGCCCGGCTCACCGATGAGCTGAATTTGGCCCAGGCCCTGCTGAACCAGGACAGCGATGCCCTGGGTCTGGTGAAGAACGACTTCCAGAGCCGCAGCACCTCCGCTGCCGCCGATCAGACCGCCGGCCAGAGCGCCAGCGACCTGCAGCCCCTGGGCATTACCGCCCAGGCCGGCGCCACCGTAGCCATCTACGCCGAGCTGCCCAGCGACGCCACCGTCTATGTGGTGCCCACCCAGTTCTACGGCGAGTCCGGCGTGTGGAAGGGCACTCCCGTGGCACTGCAGAATGGCCGCAACTACATTACCATTGAGCAGATCGGCAGCCTGGCCAACCGGGGTGGCCCCCTCTATCTGACCTACTCCGGCAGCAACCCCGAGGCCATCAAGCTTCAGGTCCGCGTGCTGAACAACGCCTGGGAGATGCCGGTGCTGGAGCTGTCCGACTGGTACAGCATGGGTGAGTCCGCCCGCAAGGACGCCATCCGGACCTATGTCCAGGAGCTGTCCGCCTATGTGGCCGCTCTGCCCACCTCCGGCCTGACCACCAACGTCCGCAACGCCACCGAGATCTCCACCCCCAGCGTGCTTTTGTCCCTCCCCGCCGACCAGGTGCTTTCCGGCCTGAAGAGCGCGGGCAGCGATGAGGACGCCATGGTCAATGCCATGTATCAGAACGTGCTGGCCTGGGAGGAGGAGCTCTTCATCGCCAACAAGGTCCAGGGCATCATTGACTCCAATGCCACCCTGACCAGCTATCAGTATCCCATGACCACCCGCCAGAACATCCGCTACATGCGCATGTTCGCCGGTGCCTTCATGTACGCTGCCGGCAACCACATCGGCGTGGAGTACGGCTCTACTTCCGCTCTGGTCCAGGGCAAGCCCACCTCCGTCACCGGCGCGGGCAAGGCCAACGGCCTGTTCGGCTGGGGCATCGCCCACGAGATCGGCCACAACATGGACAAGCTGGGCAAGGCCGAGATCACTAACAACATCTACTCCCTGGCCCTCCAGGCCTGGGACGGCAGCTCCATGGCCCTGAATACCCGCCTCACCGAGGACGGGCGTTGGGAGACCATCTTTAATAAGGTGGCTCAGGGCCGCCCCGGCTCCGCCAACAATGTGTTCGTGCAGCTGGGTATGTACTGGCAGCTCCACCTGGCCTATGACGAGGCCAACCAGCCCCTGGCCTTCTACAATGCGTTCTTCAAGCTGTGGAAGTCCGGCGCACACAGCGGCTACACCTACGACGAGCGGGTGGCCCTCATCGCTTCCCAGGTGGCAAACCGCGACCTCACCGAGTTCTTCACCCGCTGGGGCATGACCCTCAGCGATGAGGTGAAGGACATGCTGGATGACTACCAGACTGAGTCCCGTGCCATCTGGTATCTCAATGATGCCTCCCGCACCTACCGCCTGAATAGCGGCAGCGCCGCCAGCGGTTCCGCCACGGTCTCCGCCTCTGCCAATGAGTCCAAGGTGACCCTGACCATCAGCCACACCGACAGTGACAAGATCCTGGGCTACGAGATCCGCCGCAATAACGTGGTCATCGGCTTTACCACCGAGAGCACCTATGTGGACGATCTGGGCGCCGCCAACAACCTGACTTACACCTACTCTGTGGTGCCTGTGGATAAGCTGGGCAACCTGGGCAGCGAGGCCAAGAGCAACGAGGTCCGCGTGGCCTACGATAAGACCATCAGCGCCGACCTGTACGACCTGAAGCGTGAGGACGGCACCATTACCATCACCATGAAGAATGGCGCGTCCGTCCCCGTCACCGGCATCAAGGTGACCGGCACCGGCCTGTCCGGCCAGTACACCGTGAAGGTGAAGGCCAACGCCGGCGCCGACTGGACTACCGCCAAGACCGGTACCCTGTCTGACGACACCGTGGTGGCCTACTTCACCAAGCCCGGCGCCGCCGAGAGCGACACCCGCATCTGGACCTACGATGCCGCTGTGCTGGAGATCACCGGTATCCCCGAGGACGCCGACGTCCAGCTGCTGGACTACCCCGGCGACCGTGTGGACTTCTACCAGGGCGCTACTGTGGGCGTGCTGAAGGACGACTATAAGTACGGCGACCAGGCTAATCAGGTTATCAAGGCGGGCACCCTGGTGATCCTTGGTACCTACCGCGGCGATCCCACCTACAACTATGTGAGCATTGAGGCGGTGTACAACACCACCAGCGAGGCCGCCGAGGCCAACGGTGTCACCACTATCACCCGTGCCATGAACGGCTACGGCCTGCTGCTGGCTGAGATCCCCGCGGACGGCGCGGTCAGCGACACCAGCGACGGTTTCTTTATCTTCGTGCCCGACCTGGAGTCTGAGAAGGAGCTCAACAAGCAGGACGGCGTCACCGACGCCTATCCTCTGGAGATCCGTGCGGTGTTCTACCGTACCGACGAGCCCAACCATGCCGGCAGCCAGCGCGTTACCAGCCAGACCCTGTGGATCAGCTTCCCCGGGGAGGATGATCTGCCTCTGATCGACCTGAAAAGCGACCTGAGTGAACTGAACTGA
- a CDS encoding sugar-binding protein translates to MKKRILALALSAAMALSLAACSGGGDASGSGSGSGSGSNSGETKKVGLSMPTQSLERWNRDGSYLDEQFKSAGYETIITYSDNDTNRQVSDIQNMIAEGVDLLVVAAIDGEALNTVMNEAGEAGIPIIAYDRLIMNDNVSYYVSFDNYTVGTLQGQYIVDTLDLNNAEGPFNIELTAGDPADNNAGYFFQGAMDVLNPFIESGKLKVVSGQTDFDAVATDKWDTSTALDRAQTVLASYYADGTQVDAWLCSNDSTALGVAQAIESDYTGSNQPIITGQDGDEANLKNIVDGKQSMTVYKAVANEAVVTLDLGKAILNGETVDGSLIENAGWDFDCSYDTESYSTSEGHNCPSFLLVPDVVTKDNMVEKLVDTGYYTQDADGYLHPAA, encoded by the coding sequence ATGAAAAAGCGTATCCTGGCTCTTGCTCTGTCCGCGGCCATGGCCCTGTCTCTGGCTGCCTGCTCTGGCGGCGGCGATGCTTCCGGTTCTGGTTCCGGCTCCGGTTCCGGTTCCAACTCCGGCGAGACCAAGAAGGTCGGCCTGTCCATGCCCACCCAGTCCCTGGAGCGGTGGAACCGTGACGGCTCTTACCTGGATGAGCAGTTCAAGAGCGCCGGCTATGAGACCATCATTACTTACTCCGACAACGATACCAACCGTCAGGTCAGCGACATCCAGAACATGATCGCTGAGGGCGTGGACCTGCTGGTGGTGGCCGCCATCGACGGCGAGGCCCTGAACACCGTGATGAACGAGGCCGGTGAGGCTGGCATCCCCATCATCGCCTATGACCGTCTGATCATGAACGACAACGTGTCCTACTACGTGTCCTTTGATAACTACACCGTCGGTACCCTCCAGGGCCAGTACATTGTGGACACCCTGGATCTGAACAATGCCGAGGGTCCCTTCAACATCGAGCTCACCGCCGGTGACCCCGCCGACAACAACGCCGGCTACTTCTTCCAGGGCGCCATGGACGTGCTGAATCCCTTCATCGAGTCCGGCAAGCTGAAGGTGGTCTCCGGTCAGACTGACTTTGACGCCGTGGCCACCGATAAGTGGGATACCTCCACCGCTCTGGACCGTGCTCAGACCGTGCTGGCTTCCTACTACGCTGACGGCACCCAGGTCGACGCCTGGCTGTGCTCCAACGACTCCACCGCTCTGGGTGTTGCCCAGGCCATCGAGTCTGACTACACCGGCTCCAACCAGCCCATCATCACCGGTCAGGACGGCGACGAGGCCAACCTGAAGAACATCGTGGACGGCAAGCAGTCCATGACCGTGTATAAGGCCGTGGCCAACGAGGCCGTGGTTACCCTGGATCTGGGCAAGGCCATCCTCAACGGCGAGACCGTGGACGGCAGCCTGATTGAGAACGCCGGCTGGGATTTTGACTGCTCTTACGACACCGAGTCCTACTCCACCTCCGAGGGCCACAACTGCCCCTCCTTCCTGCTGGTTCCCGACGTGGTCACCAAGGACAACATGGTGGAGAAGCTGGTTGACACCGGTTACTACACTCAGGACGCCGACGGTTACCTGCACCCCGCTGCCTGA